The Bemisia tabaci chromosome 5, PGI_BMITA_v3 genome includes a window with the following:
- the LOC109032255 gene encoding uncharacterized protein, producing the protein MPLVDFRKDGPGYANWYSRVNPSEGTQYLSFRDVPGLIEKHVKGTTTLDYGCGAAKSAMSLKALGLHVDGVDVNEEMIKLAKERDPAGDYRLIKGGEIPVGDNHYDLVFSRWVLIEIGSKEELLKTMREFARVMKAEGTSILVVLSEDYFRANWLTAHCLHDDNVLESGSSVKVHFPQTDLTVYCHFWKDADYQEVIKGAGLRVVEKINPLGRDEDGIPWKTERTMSPYSIYVVKKANS; encoded by the exons ATGCCTCTCGTGGACTTCAGGAAAGACGGTCCGGGCTACGCGAATTGGTACTCTCGCGTGAACCCGTCCGAAGGGACCCAGTACCTCTCGTTCCGTGACGTTCCAGGGCTGATAGAAAAACACGTGAAAGGAACCACGACGTTGGACTACGGTTGCGGGGCGGCGAAATCGGCGATGTCGTTGAAAGCGCTCGGACTGCACGTCGATGGGGTTGACGTCAACGAGGAGATGATCAAACTGGCCAAGGAGCGGGACCCTGCTGGGGATTACAGACTGATCAAGGGTGGTGAGATACCCGTTGGAGACAACCACTATGATTTGGTCTTCTCGCGGTGGGTTCTCATCGAGATCGGTAGCAAGGAGGAACTTCTCAAGACGATGCGGGAATTCGCGAGGGTGATGAAAGCTGAGGGTACGAGCATATTGGTCGTGCTCAGCGAAGACTACTTCAG AGCGAACTGGCTGACGGCTCACTGTCTGCACGACGACAATGTCCTGGAGAGCGGGTCGTCTGTGAAGGTGCACTTCCCGCAAACGGATTTGACCGTGTACTGTCATTTTTGGAAGGACGCGGATTACCAGGAGGTCATTAAAGGCGCCGGACTCAGGGTCGTAGAGAAGATCAACCCCCTCGGAAGGGATGAAGACGGGATTCCGTGGAAGACGGAGAGGACCATGTCGCCTTACTCCATTTATGTTGTTAAGAAAGCGAACAGCTAG